The following are from one region of the Siniperca chuatsi isolate FFG_IHB_CAS linkage group LG21, ASM2008510v1, whole genome shotgun sequence genome:
- the LOC122868985 gene encoding MBT domain-containing protein 1-like isoform X1, with protein sequence MENPRDLVERPSRKRRDSFGMLDGLEEDRSSCSTESSGGSGASSPEDSEDEELGGGGGGGGGVTQLTPSSSSSSSSLTLIKTNGQVYTYPDGKAGMATCEMCGMVGVRDAFYSKTKRFCSVSCSRSYSSNSKKASILARLQGKPPTKKAKVLQKQPLMTKLAAFAQQQASQQSGVRRSVTVEVFDWGRYLGDGDVMGAPVSCFKHVPMGKSWGDISEGIRVEVPNTDSSLPMKVYWIAGIIKLAGFKALLRYEGFDSDSTRDFWLNLCVPDIHPVGWCAAGGKPLVPPQTILHRFTNWKTFLIKRLTGSKTLPPDFSSKVQDSMQVPFKKQMRVEVVDKTHLCRTRVALVEQVIGGRLRLVYEECEDGTDDFWCHMYSPLIHSIGWSRSIGHRFKRSDVSKKLGGQTDAPGQLFAKVKDVDQSSSWFEDGMKLEAIDPLNLSAICVATVRKVLADGYLMIGIDGSEAADGSDWFCYHSTSPSIFPAGFCEINNIELTPPRGYSSLPFRWFEYLKESKSVAAPVNLFNKDVPNHGFRPGMKLEAVDLMEPRLVCVATVTRIVHRLLRIHFDGWEDEYDQWVDCESPDLYPVGWCQLTGYQLQPPAVNAGSREAACKQRKKSQQYKGQKKKRKLPVAKRPVSLSGAVVTGVPRSLSGDENETPPNYPSPPTPASAAQPPSADPESSPNTGGGAGSQIKEQSSEGTALSSERTETETNGSSGEFFANQDH encoded by the exons ATGGAAAACCCGAGAGACCTG GTGGAGCGTCCGTCCAGGAAGCGCCGTGACTCCTTCGGGATGCTGGACGGTTTGGAGGAGGACCGGAGCAGCTGCAGCACCGAGTCCAGCGGGGGGAGCGGAGCCTCCAGCCCGGAGGACAGCGAGGACGAAGAgttaggaggaggaggaggaggaggaggaggagtgactcaactcaccccctcctcctcctcctcctcctcctccctgacGCTCATCAAGACCAACGGACAGGTGTACACCTACCCTGATGGGAAGGCAGGCATGG CGACCTGCGAGATGTGCGGCATGGTGGGTGTCCGAGATGCTTTCTACAGCAAAACCAAACGTTTCTGCAGCGTCTCGTGCTCCAGAAGTTACTCCTCCAACTCCAAGAAGGCCAGCATCCTCGCCAGACTGCAG gggaagcCTCCCACTAAGAAGGCCAAGGTTCTGCAGAAACAGCCTCTGATGACCAAACTAGCTGCCTTCGCCCAGCAGCAGGCCAGCCAGCAGAGTGGAGTCCGGAGGAGCG TAACTGTGGAGGTGTTTGACTGGGGTCGTTACCTTGGAGACGGCGATGTGATGGGAGCACCGGTCAGCTGCTTCAAACAT GTCCCGATGGGGAAGTCGTGGGGCGACATCAGTGAAGGCATCCGGGTCGAAGTCCCAAACACTGACAGCAGTCTGCCCATGAAGGTTTACTGGATCGCTGGCATCATCAAACTggctg GTTTTAAGGCCTTGCTGCGGTACGAGGGTTTCGACAGCGACTCCACCAGAGACTTCTGGTTGAACCTGTGTGTGCCGGACATCCACCCGGTCGGATGGTGTGCTGCTGGAGGAAAACCCTTGGTCCCCCCTCAGA ccatCCTGCACAGGTTCACCAACTGGAAGACGTTCCTGATCAAAAGACTGACGGGATCCAAAACGCTGCCGCCAGACTTCTCCTccaag GTCCAGGACAGCATGCAGGTCCCCTTCAAGAAGCAGAtgagggtggaggtggtggaCAAAACTCACCTGTGTCGGACTCGGGTCGCTCTGGTGGAACAG GTGATTGGCGGTCGTCTCCGCCTGGTGTACGAGGAGTGTGAAGACGGGACGGACGACTTCTGGTGTCACATGTACAGTCCTCTGATCCACAGCATCGGCTGGTCTCGCTCCATCGGACACCGCTTCAAACGATCCG ATGTGTCGAAGAAGCTGGGCGGTCAGACGGACGCTCCCGGACAGCTGTTTGCCAAG GTGAAGGACGTGGATCAGAGCAGTTCCTGGTTTGAAGATGGGATGAAGCTGGAGGCCATCGACCCTCTGAACCTGTCTGCCATCTGCGTGGCCACGGTCAGGAAG GTCCTGGCAGACGGGTATCTGATGATCGGCATCGACGGCTCGGAGGCGGCCGACGGTTCAGACTGGTTCTGTTATCACtccacctctccctccatcttcccCGCTGGCTTCTGTGAGATCAACAACATCGAGCTGACCCCCCCCAGAG GTTACAGCAGTCTTCCCTTCAGATGGTTTGAGTATCTGAAGGAGAGCAAGTCTGTGGCTGCTCCTGTGAACCTCTTCAACAAG GACGTCCCCAACCACGGTTTCCGTCCCGGTATGAAGCTGGAGGCCGTGGACCTCATGGAGCCCAGGCTGGTCTGCGTCGCCACGGTTACCCGCATCGTCCACCGGTTGCTGCGGATACACTTTGACGGCTGGGAGGACGAGTACGATCAGTGGGTGGACTGTGAGTCACCTGACCTGTACCCGGTCGGCTGGTGTCAGCTGACTGGATACCAGCTGCAGCCTCCTGCTGTTAatgcag GCTCCAGAGAAGCAGCGTGCAAACAGAGGAAGAAATCCCAGCAGTACAAGGGACAGAAGAAGA AGAGGAAGTTGCCCGTCGCTAAGCGGCCTGTCAGCCTCTCCGGCGCCGTGGTAACGGGCGTCCCCAGGAGCCTATCGGGAGACGAGAACGAGACTCCGCCCAATTACCCATCACCCCCTACTCCTGCCTCAGCAGCCCAGCCCCCGTCTGCCGACCCAGAGAGCAGCCCCAAcactggggggggggcag GTTCGCAGATTAAAGAGCAGAGCTCGGAAGGGACAGCGTTATCTTCTGAAAGGACTGAAACGGAAACCAACGGATCTTCTGGAGAATTCTTCGCCAACCAGGACCACTAG
- the LOC122868985 gene encoding MBT domain-containing protein 1-like isoform X2 encodes MENPRDLVERPSRKRRDSFGMLDGLEEDRSSCSTESSGGSGASSPEDSEDEELGGGGGGGGGVTQLTPSSSSSSSSLTLIKTNGQVYTYPDGKAGMATCEMCGMVGVRDAFYSKTKRFCSVSCSRSYSSNSKKASILARLQGKPPTKKAKVLQKQPLMTKLAAFAQQQASQQSGVRRSVTVEVFDWGRYLGDGDVMGAPVSCFKHVPMGKSWGDISEGIRVEVPNTDSSLPMKVYWIAGIIKLAGFKALLRYEGFDSDSTRDFWLNLCVPDIHPVGWCAAGGKPLVPPQTILHRFTNWKTFLIKRLTGSKTLPPDFSSKVQDSMQVPFKKQMRVEVVDKTHLCRTRVALVEQVIGGRLRLVYEECEDGTDDFWCHMYSPLIHSIGWSRSIGHRFKRSDVSKKLGGQTDAPGQLFAKVKDVDQSSSWFEDGMKLEAIDPLNLSAICVATVRKVLADGYLMIGIDGSEAADGSDWFCYHSTSPSIFPAGFCEINNIELTPPRGYSSLPFRWFEYLKESKSVAAPVNLFNKDVPNHGFRPGMKLEAVDLMEPRLVCVATVTRIVHRLLRIHFDGWEDEYDQWVDCESPDLYPVGWCQLTGYQLQPPAVNAGSREAACKQRKKSQQYKGQKKKRKLPVAKRPVSLSGAVVTGVPRSLSGDENETPPNYPSPPTPASAAQPPSADPESSPNTGGGGRFAD; translated from the exons ATGGAAAACCCGAGAGACCTG GTGGAGCGTCCGTCCAGGAAGCGCCGTGACTCCTTCGGGATGCTGGACGGTTTGGAGGAGGACCGGAGCAGCTGCAGCACCGAGTCCAGCGGGGGGAGCGGAGCCTCCAGCCCGGAGGACAGCGAGGACGAAGAgttaggaggaggaggaggaggaggaggaggagtgactcaactcaccccctcctcctcctcctcctcctcctccctgacGCTCATCAAGACCAACGGACAGGTGTACACCTACCCTGATGGGAAGGCAGGCATGG CGACCTGCGAGATGTGCGGCATGGTGGGTGTCCGAGATGCTTTCTACAGCAAAACCAAACGTTTCTGCAGCGTCTCGTGCTCCAGAAGTTACTCCTCCAACTCCAAGAAGGCCAGCATCCTCGCCAGACTGCAG gggaagcCTCCCACTAAGAAGGCCAAGGTTCTGCAGAAACAGCCTCTGATGACCAAACTAGCTGCCTTCGCCCAGCAGCAGGCCAGCCAGCAGAGTGGAGTCCGGAGGAGCG TAACTGTGGAGGTGTTTGACTGGGGTCGTTACCTTGGAGACGGCGATGTGATGGGAGCACCGGTCAGCTGCTTCAAACAT GTCCCGATGGGGAAGTCGTGGGGCGACATCAGTGAAGGCATCCGGGTCGAAGTCCCAAACACTGACAGCAGTCTGCCCATGAAGGTTTACTGGATCGCTGGCATCATCAAACTggctg GTTTTAAGGCCTTGCTGCGGTACGAGGGTTTCGACAGCGACTCCACCAGAGACTTCTGGTTGAACCTGTGTGTGCCGGACATCCACCCGGTCGGATGGTGTGCTGCTGGAGGAAAACCCTTGGTCCCCCCTCAGA ccatCCTGCACAGGTTCACCAACTGGAAGACGTTCCTGATCAAAAGACTGACGGGATCCAAAACGCTGCCGCCAGACTTCTCCTccaag GTCCAGGACAGCATGCAGGTCCCCTTCAAGAAGCAGAtgagggtggaggtggtggaCAAAACTCACCTGTGTCGGACTCGGGTCGCTCTGGTGGAACAG GTGATTGGCGGTCGTCTCCGCCTGGTGTACGAGGAGTGTGAAGACGGGACGGACGACTTCTGGTGTCACATGTACAGTCCTCTGATCCACAGCATCGGCTGGTCTCGCTCCATCGGACACCGCTTCAAACGATCCG ATGTGTCGAAGAAGCTGGGCGGTCAGACGGACGCTCCCGGACAGCTGTTTGCCAAG GTGAAGGACGTGGATCAGAGCAGTTCCTGGTTTGAAGATGGGATGAAGCTGGAGGCCATCGACCCTCTGAACCTGTCTGCCATCTGCGTGGCCACGGTCAGGAAG GTCCTGGCAGACGGGTATCTGATGATCGGCATCGACGGCTCGGAGGCGGCCGACGGTTCAGACTGGTTCTGTTATCACtccacctctccctccatcttcccCGCTGGCTTCTGTGAGATCAACAACATCGAGCTGACCCCCCCCAGAG GTTACAGCAGTCTTCCCTTCAGATGGTTTGAGTATCTGAAGGAGAGCAAGTCTGTGGCTGCTCCTGTGAACCTCTTCAACAAG GACGTCCCCAACCACGGTTTCCGTCCCGGTATGAAGCTGGAGGCCGTGGACCTCATGGAGCCCAGGCTGGTCTGCGTCGCCACGGTTACCCGCATCGTCCACCGGTTGCTGCGGATACACTTTGACGGCTGGGAGGACGAGTACGATCAGTGGGTGGACTGTGAGTCACCTGACCTGTACCCGGTCGGCTGGTGTCAGCTGACTGGATACCAGCTGCAGCCTCCTGCTGTTAatgcag GCTCCAGAGAAGCAGCGTGCAAACAGAGGAAGAAATCCCAGCAGTACAAGGGACAGAAGAAGA AGAGGAAGTTGCCCGTCGCTAAGCGGCCTGTCAGCCTCTCCGGCGCCGTGGTAACGGGCGTCCCCAGGAGCCTATCGGGAGACGAGAACGAGACTCCGCCCAATTACCCATCACCCCCTACTCCTGCCTCAGCAGCCCAGCCCCCGTCTGCCGACCCAGAGAGCAGCCCCAAcactgggggggggg GCAGGTTCGCAGATTAA